GCAGGTATTCGGTCAGCTCCGGAAGGTCGCGCTCCAGGAACATCCTGTCCGTTCCCACCGAATTACCGGCCAGGGGCGCCTTGCCCGCATCGGGCACCCACTTCTTGACGTAGTCGAGAACCAGCTTTTGGGCCTCTTCCAGGTTCACCCCGGCCGCCAACTCATCGATCAACGCGGACTTGGTGTGCATGTCGCGCACAAAGTCGCCCATGTTGTCGATGGCCTCCTGCGGGGGCTTGATGACAACGTCGATTCCCTTGTCCAGGGGAGTCAGGTCGGGCTCGGTGACCACAACGGCCACCTCGATCAGTGCGTCCTTGGCCAGGTCCAGCCCGGTCATTTCGCAGTCGATCCAAACAATTCTGCCCGCAGGGCCTTGATTCGTAGACACGTCTTCTACCTTATCGCCATCACACCTGGGTCAAGATGACCGGGCCGTCAGACGTG
This is a stretch of genomic DNA from Rarobacter incanus. It encodes these proteins:
- the orn gene encoding oligoribonuclease, with protein sequence MSTNQGPAGRIVWIDCEMTGLDLAKDALIEVAVVVTEPDLTPLDKGIDVVIKPPQEAIDNMGDFVRDMHTKSALIDELAAGVNLEEAQKLVLDYVKKWVPDAGKAPLAGNSVGTDRMFLERDLPELTEYLHYRIIDVSSIKELARRWYPRVYFASPDKHGGHRALADILESIDELRYYRAALFPQGDGPDTVTARAIAAAIASGSYSGTITAPKTKSLR